A genomic stretch from Schaalia odontolytica includes:
- a CDS encoding Ig-like domain-containing protein, with protein sequence MNKARQSRNTWSKRMPAIAVLVVSAMLCVLAVVYRGVEVTQVSVDDGGIWVTNQDRKLLGHLNYDSLMLDGTVSVKSASFDIGQAGGDVTLGETVTRTVSPVKPTSFSIGQAVTLPEGATQVQGGSVLAVLDPAAGLLWVGNAGEPASISFAAEDAVAKDLSDGVVTVSRSGTVFAYSAGSSSLVTIVKEGQTWRAKTSTIKDFQPSGPLSITAVGDKPVIYDQPGNTLVLPGGKVRDLAEEHVTGAVLQDPGDESSSVLLATDSELVAVSLNGKSVERQPASDAGAKGNPAPPVFHNGCSYAAWAGSGAFVRTCTDKSRNQAQTVPTLAEASAALFRTNRTRIVLNDVSTGTLWLPDKNMVLVNNWDQIPTEEEEEEDTPTPDQREQVSEPEHDDKNTPPEAVDDDFGIRPGRSTLLPVLDNDSDDDGDVLTARAVTNPEFGTVVRTRGGRALQITEVPENLTSGSTSFIYEASDGMAGATATVRVTIHPWTQNEGPRQIKRPVIKVGAMAQVEYNLLSDWIDPDGDQFFLKSVDAPEGIAVQFKEDGTVQVRDLGSGAGVKTLNVTLSDGHAETTGELQVSVQEAGNVAPVARADFYVARVGEALAIDPIANDTDPNGDAISLVAASAAPAGTSVSADLSRGILTFTGSVPGSFQFTYTVSDGPSTTAGVIRVDVVADDTNALPIAEDDLAVLPSGGASLIAPLANDTDPSGGVLVVQSIDVPASSGLEVTIIERHLLRITSPGGISDVTTFTYTVSNGAGSATAQVSVIPTDAQSEETPPEATPDTAKVRADDIGSVSVLTNDRSPIGLSLSLDPDVTVLSGSELGTVFVTGNQVRLVAGSEAGVVRVAYTVVDSVGNRATSTVTFEVVAASAANSAPVAKALSAWAVQGQMTRIPVPLTGIDPDGDSVALVGIDQPPAKGSVVLGTEWLEYTPSDDATGTDTFSYIVEDRLGVQGRARVRVGIAPPGSQNHNPTAVPDSLTVRPGREVSINVLSNDLDADGDALSVDTDPATVAVSDESVTVTVAEDTVTVKAPASNGVFVVAYQIQDGRGGRAQGQLTVTVDAEAPLRAPIARDDVVSVADLPSDSKPVSVPVLVNDEDPDGTTGALAVSSDGSGVSVSGQNLSISPDARRRLVVYTVTDPDGLTASAVVTVPGTDLLAPRLDMTRIPVAMRAGSALTLDINDYVLVRDNSRSPVVTDAATVKASGGIDSATLQDSSHIVLTAPDTASGRASVSFTVRDGGADDASALSSTLTIPITIQPARNLPPRLTPTPILVGQGENVKVDLTQMVDDPDDQAKSSFDYRLAKVPGGIDVSLDGYTLTVAGKKDQPKGPVGAITVSVDDGSGAVTADIPVTIVKSSKPLVTTTDARIKVNAGQTATVNLSEYTTNPFPDPLVVLDASVHVGQGTAAGDGNVLTVSPKAGFHGEMIVVYRVMDATNDPDRVVQGRVIVKVLDRPDPPQKVTATATGPGSAFVNFQAAAPNGGTISGYTIIDSVSGKPERTTNPGMEVTGLQNGVDHTFTVIAHNEAGDSDPSAPSAPERIDVAPDQMAAPTVQGTDGGLIVSWTEATSRGSAVKTYTVFVASQGGGQPTAHSVSGTKNTTTIYGLENGASYLVSIQAQNDAKTPSLVSNSTQGSPHGRPSIPGNVSAQTSAMVPDASTATVRVSWTHGESNGSGWGPAEVTVNGVPASANATDPYVDVPGVPAGTDWPVTVVLYNADGDKSETATTTVNVATVPVEIAAPTLSAIGEEGKVRVDGLVRVPGRGFDASHLTLRYASSREACATGTQVENGHTLTVNSWEPQTFYFCQTGVGASSPNAASPAVPAVGQATGVPSDVGVQITGVNSTSVTVQWDPVGANPMVDEIRVSLGGETKTVRPGTTSVTFSDLAQGTRYQATVTAVNSQGHRTMTKQPETFTKLDVSAQWVGACSGEEQGFSPASCHTFTLSAPGWSGSSRNHVCTVRNEKTGGTQTVRINGAGPFQTGAITLAGSEDEFRQRGPYLLECRPE encoded by the coding sequence ATGAACAAGGCGCGTCAATCGCGAAACACCTGGTCGAAGCGGATGCCCGCGATCGCCGTCCTCGTAGTGTCCGCAATGCTGTGCGTCCTCGCGGTGGTCTACCGCGGCGTCGAGGTAACCCAGGTCAGCGTCGATGATGGCGGAATTTGGGTGACGAACCAGGACCGTAAGCTCCTTGGCCACCTCAACTATGACTCGCTCATGCTCGACGGCACCGTGTCCGTCAAGTCTGCGTCCTTCGACATTGGTCAGGCCGGCGGCGACGTGACGCTGGGGGAAACGGTGACGCGAACCGTGTCACCCGTCAAGCCCACATCCTTCTCGATCGGCCAGGCCGTGACCCTGCCCGAGGGGGCCACCCAGGTGCAGGGCGGTTCCGTGCTTGCGGTTCTCGACCCGGCTGCCGGCCTCCTGTGGGTTGGTAACGCGGGCGAACCCGCCTCCATTTCTTTCGCTGCCGAGGACGCGGTCGCCAAGGATCTGAGCGACGGCGTCGTCACGGTGTCGCGTTCGGGCACGGTGTTCGCCTACTCGGCCGGTTCCTCGTCCCTGGTCACCATCGTCAAGGAGGGCCAGACGTGGCGTGCGAAGACGAGCACGATCAAGGATTTCCAGCCCTCCGGCCCGTTGTCGATCACGGCGGTCGGCGACAAGCCCGTCATCTACGATCAGCCCGGCAACACCCTCGTTCTGCCCGGCGGTAAGGTCCGCGACCTCGCTGAGGAACACGTGACCGGCGCGGTCCTGCAGGATCCGGGCGACGAGTCCTCATCCGTGCTGCTCGCGACCGATTCGGAGCTTGTGGCGGTCTCCCTGAACGGCAAGTCGGTCGAACGTCAGCCTGCCTCGGACGCGGGCGCAAAGGGAAACCCGGCTCCCCCCGTCTTCCACAACGGCTGCTCCTACGCCGCGTGGGCTGGCTCGGGCGCATTCGTGCGCACCTGCACGGACAAGTCGCGCAACCAGGCGCAGACGGTTCCGACGCTCGCCGAGGCCTCGGCCGCTCTCTTCCGCACGAACCGTACGCGCATCGTCCTTAACGATGTGTCGACGGGAACGCTGTGGCTGCCGGACAAGAACATGGTCCTCGTGAACAACTGGGATCAGATTCCCACCGAGGAAGAGGAAGAAGAGGACACTCCGACCCCGGACCAGCGCGAGCAGGTCTCGGAGCCGGAGCACGACGACAAGAACACTCCCCCCGAGGCCGTGGACGATGACTTCGGTATCCGCCCGGGGCGTTCGACGCTCCTGCCGGTCCTCGATAACGACTCGGATGACGATGGCGACGTGCTGACGGCGCGGGCCGTGACCAACCCGGAGTTCGGGACGGTTGTGCGCACGAGGGGCGGGCGCGCCCTGCAGATCACGGAGGTTCCGGAGAACCTGACGAGCGGGTCGACGTCCTTTATATACGAGGCGTCGGACGGTATGGCGGGTGCCACCGCGACCGTGCGTGTGACGATTCACCCATGGACGCAGAACGAGGGGCCTCGACAGATCAAGCGCCCGGTCATCAAGGTCGGTGCGATGGCGCAGGTGGAATACAACCTGCTGTCGGACTGGATTGACCCGGATGGCGACCAGTTCTTCCTCAAGTCCGTGGACGCTCCGGAGGGTATCGCCGTGCAGTTCAAGGAGGACGGGACGGTGCAGGTCCGCGACCTCGGTTCTGGTGCGGGCGTGAAAACGCTGAACGTCACCCTGTCGGACGGCCACGCGGAGACGACGGGCGAGCTGCAGGTGAGCGTCCAGGAGGCGGGCAACGTCGCGCCGGTGGCGCGTGCTGACTTCTACGTGGCCCGCGTGGGCGAGGCCCTGGCGATCGACCCGATCGCGAACGACACGGATCCGAACGGCGACGCGATCTCGCTCGTCGCGGCGAGCGCGGCACCGGCGGGCACGTCCGTTTCTGCAGACCTGTCCCGAGGAATCCTGACGTTCACGGGGTCGGTACCGGGTTCCTTCCAGTTCACGTACACGGTCTCGGATGGTCCGTCGACGACGGCGGGCGTCATCCGCGTTGACGTGGTCGCTGACGACACGAACGCCCTACCGATCGCCGAGGACGACTTGGCGGTGCTGCCCAGCGGCGGTGCCTCGCTGATCGCCCCGCTGGCCAACGACACGGACCCCTCGGGCGGCGTGCTGGTCGTCCAGTCGATCGACGTGCCCGCGAGTTCGGGCCTCGAGGTGACCATCATCGAGCGTCACCTGCTGCGCATTACCTCCCCCGGCGGGATCAGCGATGTGACGACCTTTACGTACACGGTGTCCAACGGCGCGGGTTCTGCGACCGCGCAGGTGAGCGTTATCCCCACGGATGCGCAGAGCGAGGAGACTCCGCCCGAGGCCACGCCGGACACCGCGAAGGTGCGCGCCGACGACATCGGTTCGGTGAGCGTCCTGACGAACGATCGCTCGCCGATCGGCCTGTCCCTGAGCCTGGATCCCGACGTCACGGTCCTGTCCGGCTCGGAGCTGGGCACGGTGTTCGTCACCGGTAACCAGGTTCGTCTGGTCGCCGGTTCCGAGGCCGGGGTCGTCCGCGTCGCGTACACGGTCGTGGATTCGGTGGGTAACCGCGCGACGTCGACCGTGACCTTCGAGGTTGTGGCGGCCTCGGCGGCGAACAGCGCGCCCGTTGCCAAGGCGCTGAGCGCGTGGGCAGTGCAGGGCCAGATGACGCGAATCCCGGTGCCGCTGACGGGCATCGACCCGGATGGCGACTCGGTGGCCCTCGTCGGCATCGATCAGCCGCCCGCGAAGGGCAGCGTCGTGCTGGGTACGGAGTGGCTGGAGTACACGCCCTCCGACGACGCGACGGGAACGGATACCTTCTCCTACATCGTCGAGGACCGCCTCGGCGTGCAGGGGCGTGCTCGCGTGCGCGTCGGCATCGCGCCGCCTGGATCGCAGAACCACAACCCAACCGCCGTTCCGGACTCGCTGACGGTGCGACCGGGCAGGGAGGTGAGCATTAACGTCCTGAGCAATGACCTGGACGCGGACGGCGATGCCCTGTCCGTCGATACGGATCCGGCGACCGTTGCGGTGTCGGATGAATCCGTGACCGTGACGGTGGCCGAGGATACTGTGACGGTCAAGGCCCCCGCCTCCAATGGCGTGTTCGTGGTCGCCTACCAGATTCAGGACGGCCGAGGAGGTCGCGCCCAGGGGCAGCTGACCGTGACGGTGGACGCTGAGGCGCCGCTGCGCGCGCCGATCGCCCGAGATGACGTCGTGTCGGTCGCTGACCTTCCCTCGGATTCGAAGCCCGTGAGTGTTCCCGTCCTGGTCAACGACGAGGACCCGGACGGCACGACTGGTGCTCTGGCTGTTTCGTCGGACGGCTCCGGCGTGAGCGTGTCCGGCCAGAACCTGTCGATCAGCCCGGACGCGCGCCGTCGCCTCGTCGTCTACACGGTGACGGACCCCGATGGGCTCACGGCGAGCGCCGTCGTGACGGTTCCGGGCACTGACCTGCTGGCCCCACGCCTCGATATGACGCGCATCCCGGTGGCGATGCGCGCGGGGTCCGCGCTCACCCTCGACATCAACGACTACGTGCTCGTGCGCGACAACTCGCGTTCTCCGGTCGTCACAGACGCCGCGACGGTTAAGGCCAGCGGCGGCATCGACTCGGCGACGCTGCAGGACTCCTCGCACATCGTGCTGACGGCGCCGGACACGGCCTCGGGCCGCGCCTCGGTGTCCTTTACGGTGCGTGACGGCGGCGCGGACGATGCCTCGGCCCTGTCCTCGACGCTGACGATCCCGATTACGATTCAACCCGCGAGAAACCTGCCTCCGCGACTGACCCCGACCCCGATCCTCGTGGGCCAGGGTGAGAACGTGAAGGTTGATCTCACCCAGATGGTGGACGACCCGGACGACCAGGCGAAGAGTTCCTTCGACTATCGCCTGGCGAAGGTCCCCGGCGGCATCGACGTGTCCCTGGACGGCTACACGCTGACCGTGGCGGGCAAGAAGGACCAGCCCAAGGGGCCGGTCGGCGCGATCACGGTGAGCGTGGACGACGGCTCGGGCGCCGTCACCGCGGACATACCTGTGACGATCGTGAAGTCTTCGAAGCCCCTCGTGACGACGACGGACGCACGCATCAAGGTCAACGCCGGCCAGACGGCGACCGTGAACCTCTCGGAGTACACGACGAACCCGTTCCCGGATCCGCTCGTCGTCCTGGACGCGTCCGTACACGTGGGTCAGGGTACCGCGGCGGGCGACGGCAACGTGCTGACCGTGAGCCCCAAGGCGGGCTTCCACGGCGAGATGATCGTCGTGTACCGCGTCATGGACGCGACGAACGACCCGGATCGCGTCGTGCAGGGCCGTGTCATCGTCAAGGTCCTGGACCGACCCGACCCGCCGCAGAAGGTGACCGCGACCGCGACCGGCCCGGGCAGTGCTTTCGTGAACTTCCAGGCAGCCGCTCCGAACGGCGGAACCATTTCGGGCTACACGATCATCGACTCGGTGAGCGGAAAGCCCGAACGCACGACCAACCCGGGCATGGAAGTGACGGGCCTGCAAAACGGCGTCGACCACACCTTCACGGTCATCGCCCACAACGAGGCCGGGGATTCGGACCCGTCGGCGCCCTCCGCGCCTGAGCGCATTGACGTTGCCCCCGATCAAATGGCCGCGCCCACGGTCCAGGGCACGGATGGTGGCCTGATCGTCTCGTGGACGGAAGCGACCTCCAGGGGATCGGCGGTCAAAACCTACACGGTCTTCGTCGCGTCGCAGGGGGGCGGCCAGCCGACCGCGCACTCCGTGTCCGGTACGAAGAACACCACGACCATTTACGGCCTGGAGAACGGCGCCAGCTACTTGGTGTCCATCCAGGCGCAGAACGATGCGAAGACACCCTCGCTCGTGTCTAATTCGACGCAGGGTAGCCCGCATGGACGGCCGTCCATTCCGGGCAACGTCTCCGCCCAAACGTCGGCTATGGTGCCCGACGCGTCGACTGCGACGGTGCGAGTGTCTTGGACGCACGGTGAGTCGAATGGAAGCGGCTGGGGCCCGGCGGAGGTCACGGTGAATGGCGTGCCAGCTAGTGCCAACGCGACTGATCCGTACGTTGACGTTCCCGGCGTGCCGGCGGGCACCGACTGGCCCGTGACGGTGGTGCTGTACAACGCCGACGGCGACAAGTCGGAGACCGCGACGACGACGGTCAACGTCGCCACGGTCCCCGTTGAGATCGCGGCCCCGACCCTGTCTGCTATCGGAGAAGAAGGCAAGGTGCGCGTGGACGGTCTGGTGCGCGTTCCGGGCCGAGGCTTCGACGCGTCGCACCTGACGCTGCGTTACGCCAGTTCGCGGGAAGCGTGTGCCACTGGGACGCAGGTCGAGAACGGTCACACTCTGACGGTTAACAGTTGGGAGCCGCAGACGTTCTACTTCTGCCAGACGGGCGTCGGCGCGAGTAGCCCGAACGCGGCCTCCCCGGCGGTGCCGGCGGTCGGCCAGGCGACGGGTGTGCCGTCGGATGTGGGTGTGCAGATCACAGGCGTCAACTCGACGAGCGTGACGGTGCAGTGGGATCCGGTGGGTGCAAACCCGATGGTGGACGAGATCCGTGTGTCGCTGGGCGGCGAAACAAAGACTGTGCGTCCTGGCACGACCTCGGTGACGTTCTCGGATCTGGCGCAGGGAACGCGCTACCAGGCGACGGTCACCGCTGTGAACTCGCAGGGGCACAGAACGATGACTAAGCAACCCGAGACCTTCACGAAGCTTGACGTGAGCGCCCAGTGGGTGGGCGCCTGCAGCGGCGAGGAGCAAGGATTCTCTCCGGCCTCTTGCCACACGTTCACGCTGAGCGCTCCGGGATGGTCGGGCTCGTCGAGAAATCACGTGTGCACGGTCCGTAACGAAAAGACGGGCGGTACGCAGACGGTGCGCATCAATGGTGCGGGCCCGTTCCAGACGGGTGCGATCACCCTCGCAGGCAGTGAGGATGAATTCAGGCAACGCGGCCCGTACCTGCTCGAATGCCGTCCGGAGTAG
- the radA gene encoding DNA repair protein RadA gives MAKEKITYRCSDCGWTSPKWVGQCRECGAWGTVDQAGEVTGGARTGATAPRRPAVPIGEVDGERASSRSTGVGELDRVLGGGIVPGAVILLAGEPGVGKSTLLLDVAAKAARTAAAGGRGPVLYITGEESAAQVRGRAERIGALEPNLLIADETELGVVLGHVQEASPSLLIVDSVQTISSAQVEGGAGGVAQVRAVAASLIRVAKESDLPTLLVGHVTKDGGIAGPRVLEHLVDVVCQFEGDRHSRLRLLRAVKNRYGPTDEVGCFELTDSGIYGLADPSGLFLSRTTRGVPGTCAAVSLEGRRPLPTEIQSLVAPSAGGSPRRTTSGVDHARVAMILAVLQARIGADTSGADVYVSTVGGARTVEPAIDLAMAISIVSSLKGVPPRTDLVAVGEISLTGEVRACTGTQRRLAEAARLGFSEAIVPSQGSEDLAGVDGITVFTVSDLATAIRVAFPADSQ, from the coding sequence ATGGCGAAAGAAAAGATCACGTACCGCTGCTCCGACTGCGGCTGGACATCGCCCAAGTGGGTGGGTCAGTGCCGCGAGTGCGGGGCGTGGGGAACGGTCGACCAGGCGGGCGAGGTGACGGGAGGAGCGCGCACGGGCGCCACTGCCCCGAGGCGCCCCGCCGTGCCCATCGGAGAGGTCGACGGGGAGCGCGCCTCGTCGCGCTCGACGGGCGTGGGAGAGCTCGACCGCGTCCTCGGCGGCGGCATCGTCCCCGGTGCGGTGATTCTGCTGGCGGGCGAGCCCGGCGTCGGCAAGTCGACGCTACTGCTGGACGTGGCCGCGAAGGCCGCGCGCACGGCGGCCGCGGGCGGGCGCGGTCCCGTCCTGTACATCACAGGCGAGGAGTCGGCCGCGCAGGTGCGCGGGCGCGCCGAGCGCATCGGTGCCCTCGAGCCGAACCTGCTCATCGCCGACGAGACGGAACTCGGGGTCGTCCTCGGACACGTACAAGAGGCATCCCCCTCTCTCCTCATCGTGGACTCCGTGCAGACCATCTCCTCTGCCCAGGTCGAGGGCGGCGCGGGCGGCGTCGCACAGGTGCGCGCGGTCGCCGCCTCCCTCATCCGAGTTGCAAAGGAATCCGACCTGCCCACCCTCCTCGTCGGTCACGTGACGAAGGACGGCGGCATCGCGGGTCCACGCGTCCTCGAACATCTCGTGGACGTCGTCTGTCAGTTCGAGGGCGATCGCCATTCGCGCCTGCGCCTACTGCGCGCGGTGAAGAATCGTTACGGCCCCACCGACGAGGTCGGCTGCTTTGAGCTGACGGACTCGGGGATCTACGGCCTCGCCGATCCGTCCGGCCTGTTCCTGTCGCGCACGACGCGCGGTGTGCCCGGCACGTGCGCGGCCGTCTCACTCGAGGGGCGTCGCCCGCTACCCACGGAGATCCAGTCGCTTGTCGCCCCCTCCGCGGGCGGGTCGCCGAGGCGCACCACGTCGGGCGTGGACCACGCGCGCGTGGCGATGATCCTCGCTGTCCTGCAGGCCCGCATCGGCGCGGATACTTCGGGTGCGGATGTCTACGTCTCCACGGTTGGCGGGGCACGCACGGTCGAGCCCGCGATTGACCTGGCGATGGCGATCTCGATCGTGTCCTCGCTCAAGGGCGTTCCCCCTCGCACCGACCTCGTAGCGGTCGGAGAGATCTCGCTGACGGGCGAAGTCCGGGCCTGCACGGGCACCCAACGCCGCCTCGCCGAGGCCGCCCGTCTCGGCTTCTCCGAGGCCATCGTGCCCTCCCAGGGTAGCGAGGACCTCGCTGGCGTCGACGGCATCACCGTCTTCACTGTGTCGGATCTGGCGACGGCTATTCGTGTCGCTTTCCCGGCCGACTCGCAATAA
- the disA gene encoding DNA integrity scanning diadenylate cyclase DisA — protein MTSDAAILREALRAVAPGTPLREGLERIQRSHTGALIVLGYTPDVQAICSGGFDLDIAFTAARLRELCKMDGAVIIDPDLWRIRKANVQLFPDPTIPTDESGMRHRTAQRTARQTHLPVLSLSASMRMISIYVGTEHRLVEEPEALLSRANLAVDTLDRYSQRLDEVLQTLTILEMRDSATVRDVATVMQRMEMIRRITSEITEYLEELGSEGRLLALQVEDLVRGSASERALVMRDYIHNPNEVARVEAELSSLGSERIVDLTAIANILGLDVYEVADLDREITPRGVRALSLVPHLSWSAIKEVSAHISTLPELRAATTADLENIEGIGPYRAKLITENLAHQAQAVSSGLVGW, from the coding sequence TTGACGTCCGATGCAGCGATCCTTCGTGAGGCACTGCGCGCAGTCGCGCCGGGCACGCCACTACGTGAAGGCCTGGAACGAATCCAGCGCTCCCACACCGGTGCCCTCATCGTCCTGGGATACACCCCCGACGTGCAGGCGATCTGCTCGGGCGGCTTCGACCTCGACATCGCCTTCACGGCCGCGCGCCTGCGCGAGCTGTGCAAGATGGACGGTGCGGTCATCATCGACCCCGACCTGTGGCGCATCCGCAAGGCGAACGTGCAGCTCTTTCCGGACCCCACGATTCCCACCGACGAGTCCGGCATGCGCCACCGCACCGCCCAGCGCACCGCCCGACAGACGCACCTGCCCGTCCTCTCCCTGTCCGCGTCGATGCGCATGATCTCCATCTACGTGGGCACCGAGCACCGCCTCGTTGAAGAACCCGAGGCCCTCCTCTCACGCGCCAACCTGGCCGTGGACACGCTCGACCGCTACAGTCAGCGACTCGACGAGGTCCTGCAAACCCTCACCATCCTGGAGATGCGCGACAGCGCGACCGTGCGCGACGTCGCCACCGTCATGCAGCGCATGGAGATGATCCGCCGCATCACCTCGGAAATCACCGAGTACCTTGAGGAACTCGGCTCCGAGGGCCGCCTGCTCGCCCTGCAGGTCGAGGACCTCGTGCGCGGCTCGGCGTCCGAGCGCGCCCTCGTCATGCGCGACTACATCCACAACCCCAACGAGGTCGCCCGCGTCGAGGCCGAGCTGTCTTCCCTCGGGTCGGAGCGCATCGTGGATCTCACCGCGATCGCTAACATCCTGGGGCTGGACGTGTACGAGGTTGCGGACCTGGACCGGGAGATCACGCCGCGCGGGGTACGCGCCCTGTCCCTGGTGCCCCACCTGTCGTGGAGTGCCATCAAGGAGGTTTCCGCGCACATCTCGACACTGCCCGAGCTGCGCGCCGCCACCACCGCGGACCTGGAGAACATCGAGGGCATCGGCCCCTATCGCGCCAAGCTCATCACCGAGAACCTGGCCCACCAGGCGCAGGCGGTCAGCTCCGGCCTCGTCGGCTGGTAA
- a CDS encoding DUF3180 domain-containing protein, whose protein sequence is MKPVSIVWVLVVALAAAGLSFLGFFAHMRAGGTPMIVTPGPAVVFAIATACLICSGLAVRRLRAGKDTWIDAIGAMRVAVFARASALVGSGLTGFLLGVMAVSLVQLEAPAMLSNAIGAGLSGLVGVVWCVIAIVVERWCVINPDDEGQTSSTPSAAA, encoded by the coding sequence ATGAAGCCCGTGTCGATCGTATGGGTGCTGGTGGTCGCCCTCGCGGCCGCCGGCCTGAGTTTCCTGGGCTTCTTCGCGCACATGCGTGCGGGTGGCACCCCGATGATAGTCACCCCGGGCCCCGCAGTCGTCTTTGCGATCGCCACGGCGTGCCTCATCTGCTCCGGCCTGGCAGTGCGTCGCCTGCGAGCGGGCAAGGACACGTGGATCGATGCGATCGGCGCGATGCGTGTCGCCGTCTTTGCGCGGGCGAGCGCCCTCGTCGGCTCGGGCCTGACGGGTTTTCTTCTTGGCGTCATGGCCGTGTCTCTCGTGCAGCTGGAGGCACCCGCGATGCTCTCTAACGCGATCGGAGCGGGCCTCAGTGGCCTCGTCGGCGTCGTGTGGTGTGTCATCGCGATCGTCGTCGAACGGTGGTGCGTCATCAACCCCGACGACGAGGGGCAGACATCCTCCACGCCCAGCGCCGCCGCCTGA
- the folK gene encoding 2-amino-4-hydroxy-6-hydroxymethyldihydropteridine diphosphokinase — protein sequence MTNRRVIIALKGLGALANHGVYDFERDRNQRFSADIVMWVETAGTTDDIAATVSYADIADEAMAVLTGSAVDLIETLAETIAARVMSHEAVVGTEVTVHKPDAPIDHPFVDVSVTVRAGQTDAIPLSLSLKGIYEAEDGSVLTGEIETYGRAQAPSPAEQEQREALPSRRAVHAAEAKREEDASRPAHLRSRRVVLAIGGNLGDVPVTLMHTVEALSYMEGFQIEDVSPIMRTKPVLAPGQAPQPDYWNAVVVGSAIATPDELFVQTSRIERELGRERHERWGARTVDIDIIQIEGLASADPVLTLPHPRARERAFVLAPWLLCDPDAILEGVGRVSELLADTPDREGIIDAVDDWLEDPAAVMADSDELLAQRAEQASADMRELIETLTGEISQVDNLVTGPGTPVPGGVVPAPNIDAAETAPAPVVAPAPVVAPTPEVAPAPEVVPAPEVAPTPAVIPAPTVARDEAPKVRGAAPAKQPQPPAQVDGRLPASPSQAPVPLADASRVAPDEEAEPAAQPPAPVQEAPVQEASAYSVPPQRERRHRGERAPSRPSWHPVSSVPADSPAGRMTRKIGAATYKPSGSEKPRWVPVFESKREESPSSIALPDWNFSVSSAHDVRVVDDHSGLVHEEEPPAPTVHADGRSTILAPGLPDSTPVGPIPEDEATQTGILRRVVVRPTMTGAIPIVKRR from the coding sequence TTGACTAACAGACGCGTCATCATCGCCCTGAAAGGACTGGGGGCGCTCGCCAACCACGGCGTCTACGACTTCGAGCGCGATCGCAACCAGCGTTTTAGCGCCGACATCGTCATGTGGGTGGAGACCGCGGGGACTACCGATGACATAGCCGCCACCGTCTCCTACGCGGACATCGCCGACGAGGCCATGGCGGTCCTCACCGGTAGCGCCGTCGACCTCATCGAGACCCTTGCCGAAACGATTGCCGCTCGCGTCATGAGCCACGAGGCCGTCGTCGGCACCGAGGTCACCGTCCACAAGCCCGACGCGCCCATCGATCATCCTTTCGTGGACGTGTCCGTCACCGTGCGGGCTGGCCAGACCGATGCGATTCCCCTGTCGCTGTCCCTCAAGGGTATTTACGAGGCCGAGGACGGCTCCGTCCTCACCGGCGAGATCGAGACCTATGGCCGCGCCCAGGCACCCAGCCCCGCCGAGCAGGAGCAGCGTGAGGCCCTTCCGTCGCGCCGAGCCGTGCACGCCGCCGAGGCCAAGCGTGAGGAGGATGCCTCCAGACCCGCGCACCTGCGCTCGCGCCGCGTCGTCCTGGCCATCGGCGGCAACCTCGGGGATGTTCCCGTTACCCTCATGCATACGGTCGAGGCCCTGTCTTACATGGAGGGCTTCCAGATCGAGGACGTGTCGCCGATCATGCGCACGAAGCCGGTGCTCGCACCCGGCCAGGCACCCCAGCCAGACTACTGGAACGCGGTCGTCGTTGGCTCCGCCATTGCGACCCCCGATGAGCTCTTCGTTCAGACGAGCCGCATCGAGCGTGAGCTCGGACGTGAGCGCCACGAGCGTTGGGGTGCGCGCACCGTCGACATCGACATCATCCAGATCGAGGGCCTGGCCTCCGCCGATCCGGTCCTGACCCTGCCGCACCCGCGTGCCAGGGAGCGCGCCTTCGTGCTGGCACCCTGGCTCCTGTGCGATCCCGACGCGATCCTCGAAGGCGTTGGCCGAGTGTCCGAGCTGCTGGCCGACACTCCCGACCGTGAAGGAATCATCGACGCGGTCGACGACTGGCTCGAAGACCCCGCGGCAGTCATGGCCGACTCCGACGAGCTTCTCGCACAGCGCGCCGAGCAGGCCAGCGCCGACATGCGCGAACTCATTGAGACCCTCACCGGCGAAATCAGCCAGGTCGACAACCTCGTGACCGGCCCGGGCACCCCCGTCCCGGGGGGCGTGGTTCCGGCACCGAACATTGACGCCGCCGAGACGGCTCCCGCCCCCGTCGTCGCGCCCGCCCCCGTCGTCGCGCCCACGCCCGAGGTGGCACCGGCCCCCGAGGTCGTTCCCGCCCCCGAGGTGGCACCGACTCCCGCCGTCATTCCGGCCCCCACGGTCGCGCGTGACGAGGCACCCAAGGTTCGCGGGGCCGCGCCCGCCAAGCAGCCGCAGCCCCCGGCTCAGGTGGACGGAAGACTCCCCGCGTCCCCATCGCAGGCCCCCGTGCCCCTTGCCGACGCGTCGCGCGTGGCTCCCGACGAGGAGGCGGAGCCTGCCGCGCAGCCTCCCGCGCCCGTTCAGGAAGCGCCCGTTCAGGAAGCGTCCGCGTACTCGGTGCCGCCCCAGCGCGAGCGCCGTCACCGCGGAGAGCGGGCCCCGTCTCGCCCCTCCTGGCACCCGGTTTCCTCCGTGCCCGCGGATTCCCCGGCCGGTCGCATGACCCGCAAGATCGGCGCGGCAACCTACAAGCCCAGCGGCAGTGAGAAGCCGCGCTGGGTCCCGGTCTTTGAATCCAAGCGGGAGGAATCTCCTTCCTCGATCGCCCTGCCGGACTGGAACTTCTCCGTCAGCTCCGCGCACGACGTGCGCGTCGTCGACGACCACTCCGGCCTGGTCCACGAGGAGGAACCGCCCGCACCCACCGTTCACGCGGACGGGCGCTCGACGATCCTGGCCCCCGGGCTGCCCGACAGTACCCCCGTCGGCCCCATTCCCGAGGACGAGGCCACCCAGACTGGGATCCTGCGTCGCGTCGTCGTGCGGCCCACGATGACTGGAGCGATCCCTATCGTCAAGAGGCGCTGA